The segment AGGAGATCTCGCGCCAGCTCGGAATGAGCGTCAAGACGGTCGAAACCCACCGTCACAATCTCATGGTCAAGCTCGACATCCACGACACCGCCGGCCTGGTGCGGCACGCGATCAAGATCGGCCTGATCCAGCCTTAGGCTCCCTGCCCGTCCCGCCTCTACGGTATTGGCCCGGGCCGCTCTAAGGTCTTCACCCGATACCGTCTATCTTCTCCATCTTCTATTCTTTTGTCGTTTCGCGGGACGCGGCCGGGGATCGGCGCTCTCGGCGGCGCGCTGAGTTCGTCAGAAAAACGATCCCGCACGCGCCCGCCGTCGATGCTCGAAGGTCGTCGTCGAATTCCGGGAAAGCGGAAGCGAAAATGCAGGGCCGGCGGCGCATGCGTTTTTTTGTTCATTTCTGTGCATTCTTGTTCATCCATGAGAGCGTTGTCGGCTTTTCCCGGAAGATTCGACAAAGAAAAACAGCAATTTGCACCGCCGTGCCGCTGGCATGAAGGCTGCTGGTGAACCATGCCCGCGCTCCCGGCCAGAGACTTTGCCGCCGCACGGATCCAAAAACGATGAGTTTCCCGGAAAAGCCCGACGCGTCTCCCGTTCGCCTGCTGCTCTTTACCCTGGATGATCGCAAGTACGCCCTGCCGCTGGAAGCGGTTCGAGAGGTCGTTCGCGCGGTCGGGATCACCCCGCTGCCCGAAGCGCCGGCAGTCGTCCTCGGGTTGATCGACGTGCGCGGCGAGATCGTTGCGGTCTTCGACCCGCGCGAGCGCTTTCGCCTGCCGAAACGGGATGTGGAGCTCGGCGACCGGCTGATCCTCGCCCGCGCATCGAAGAGAAGCGTGGCGCTCCTCGTCGACGGCGTCGCCGGAGTCCTGGAAACGAGCCCGGAGGAGATCGTGGCGGCGAAGACGATCCTTTCCGGGCTGGAGCTGGTCCAGGGAGTGGTGCAGCTTCCCGACGGCCTCGCGCTCATCCACGATCTCGATCGATTTCTCTCCGCCGACGAAGAGCGGCGGCTGGACGAAGCGCTTGGGCGGCCGGGATCGGAAGCGAGCCATGGCTGAGCGCCTCCCCCCTGCAATGCTCGCGCGCCTGCGCGAGCTGCTCGCCGAGCGAATGGGAATCCACTTTTCGGCGGAGCGCGTGAGCGACCTCGAACGCGCGATGGAGTCCGCCGCGCGGGAGGCAGGCTATTCGAGCACGGAAGCCTGCCTCCAAGAGCTGCTTTCGTCGCCGTGGAAAAGAACGCAGATCGAGCTGCTGGCGCGCCATCTTTCGGTCGGGGAGACCTATTTCTTTCGCGACAAGAAAATCTTCG is part of the Candidatus Zixiibacteriota bacterium genome and harbors:
- a CDS encoding chemotaxis protein CheW, translated to MSFPEKPDASPVRLLLFTLDDRKYALPLEAVREVVRAVGITPLPEAPAVVLGLIDVRGEIVAVFDPRERFRLPKRDVELGDRLILARASKRSVALLVDGVAGVLETSPEEIVAAKTILSGLELVQGVVQLPDGLALIHDLDRFLSADEERRLDEALGRPGSEASHG